The Alnus glutinosa chromosome 8, dhAlnGlut1.1, whole genome shotgun sequence DNA segment tccacaattttttaaaccaaGGAAATAAGTACCTTGTAATGGTATTATGAGCGGGGTTCACAACACGCAGGAAACCAAGTTAAAATAGgtattatgatatatatatataaaatgttagaaatcatatttttatttcatcgTTATCTTACTCTGTTGATGTGACAGTGTCAATTAAAGAGTTAATTGGCACTGTCACATCAGCATAATGGGATAATAGTAGGATAAAAGTATAGTTTCTAACATATTTCgcttaatattttcttttagttatgtcatttttattttattctatttttttgtgGGTTTGAATTGTTTTAGGCTTGATGTGTCATATATTTTTGATGGGCTATAAACTAGCCTAATACTATTGCAAATTTACACCAAATTGGCAAATTAGattgtatgatttttttattttttatttttttttaatttagcctattaaattgacatgtgtttaaaatatatgtaaattttatatttttaataacatatGTGATTCAAaatcagtttaataaattaaattaaaaaaattatttcaactcggtttgaagaaaactttattctaTAAGGAATTGCATTTTCATTTTCGTTCTATTATATTGCGGTGAGCCCAAAGCGTAATTGCAATAGTCCAGACCAAGAAAGCCCATTAATCCATTAGGCCCAACCGTCATGCACCAGCTCTTCAGTCATATTACTACCACTTGGACCTctaaaaccaaaagcaaaactCACACCTTCTATCATTTCTGCGCATGCTACTTTAAAATGCTCAAGTAAGTCCATTCAATTTCAATTGCAGGGTGTTTCTCTGCGTAAGAAGGttagaaattgtatttttattttgacaacttttttttttttttttgtgtgtgtgcgcgcgcgcgcgcgcattTCGAGTATATTTTTGCTAAGTTGACATGCTTCATCCATCCTTaattaaaaagggaaaaaaaaaaattacaaatagtgGATAGAGCATGTCAATTCAACAGGGATGTACGCGAGATGAACGTTTGAATGCAAagaagtatttttcttttattctaggGTTAAATAGAGTATTGGTATCTGTGGTTtaacttctttattttttgtcttctgTAGTTCATTTCGTATTACAGATGGTACtgtgctatgggaaaagacAGAGATGATGtctccatccaaaaactaacgatACGGACATgtattgacatgtgtcatatgcattaaaaaaataaaaaaaaaataaaagctttaaaaaaattatatatatatatatatatatatatatatatatatagaaaaagaatcaaaattaaaggtggctcagccacccctttaaccggtctgggggtggctgaaccacccccgtgggccatgggggtggcagACCCAAAGGcaaaagagcaagaaaaaaataaaaataaaggagatCGAGTccttggggtggctgaaccaccttcATAGgcggatggttcggccacccctaagggcaaaagagcaagaaaaaaaaaaaattaaatgggtttggcccttgggggtggttcgtgGTCCATGGTAGTGGTTTGGCCACTCCCAAGGGCAatagagcaagaaaaaaaaaaaagaagaaaaaagtaagagGGTTCGACCCTTGGAGGTGACCGGAccaccccaagggccatggggtggttcagccaccccaaaccagccaagggggtggtttagccacccctcttctctgttttttttttttttttttttaaataaatttttaaaagctttttattttcaatttttttaatgcatatgacacgtgtcaacacTTAAGAGTAGACATGCGaacaattgttagtttttggacggaaatttGGACGAATGTACTATCTTTGTCTTTTCCCATAGTACAGGTACCATCTGCGATATGAAATGAACCAcatggggcaaaaaataaagaaattaagcCACAGGTACTAAAAAGGTATTCAaccatttcttttcttattatttcatcGTATTGACGTGGCAAAGCagcttttgttaaaaaaatgtaattaaagaCTGATTAACACTATCAgctcttattcttttattttatttttaaaaaagagatccACATAAAATAAGTGGGACGGCAGGAATAAAAGGGTGTACAACCTACTAAACCTAGGGTTGGGTAAAAATCCGCCCACCCGCCCCTCCCCGCCTCTAAATTCACAGATTTTGCCTTATAAATTGCGCGTGGGGGTcgttttatgttaaaaaatttcGGGGCGAGGCGAGTAGcgggttggggttttaaaaaaccccagAAACCCGCCccgctaaaataaaaaaaggaaaaaaataaaataaaacccccTAAGTAACCCTAGCGCCTCTTATTTTTTCATCTTGGCAATATTCATGGttcccataaaataaatatgctaTTACCTCATTCTTGGTCTTTGATTATTTGTGTTGAATAAATTTGTggtctcttcatcttctttgatTCTATGTGTTTTTGGTCTCTTCATCCAAACCCGTCTCGATTCACCCAACCTGTACCCTCCGCCCTGCACCACACAAATTCTCCATTTTTCACGCCATTCGTGGATGCAGTTTTCACCCACCGagaggtgcggggcggggccaaaaaaggcgaAAAACGGCCCCCCAGCCCCATGCTCATGAGCCTAGCATTTCCCTGTAAAATATTGATGATTGTGTTGTAGAATATCAAAGAGTGCCCCCCGTGGTGGTTGACAAGTGGATCCGCCTCCAAGTGATGAATATGGGAAAGATTCACAATGGTTGACAAGTGGATATGCGTCCAAGCGATGAATACGGGAAAGATTCACAATGGTTGACAAGTGGATATGCCTCCAAGCGATGAATACGGGAAAGATTGGCAATGGTTGACAAGTGGATATGCCTCCAACTCATCCAAGTGATGAATAGGGAAAGATTCACATTCAAATTATAACAATTAAAGTTTCTTATTGTAAATGGATGGTCCAAAATTAAGGAGGCAGAGGATATTTcagtgttttatttatttattaaagatgagaagagagaaaaaaaggattACAACTTACAAGGAAGAGAAGTGCTAcaccccccccccttttttttttcttcttcttcttctacttttttcTAAAAGTCGATTGTTAAATGATGCGTCGAACATGAATGAGAtctactattttaaaaaatatgtcatcATCTTATGGGATGATGGCACATCATTTGAAAACTACTTTTGGGATGAAAATTTAAGAAGTAGAATATTTTACTACAAGGAAATCCTTCCCACAGTCAATGGGAAGATCATGTGAAAGCGCTTCTGTAAACAAGGATTAtgattctcttaaattatttgtctgaattttagAGAATTCAGACaaatgattgtgagagaccagtTATGGGACCCACATGACCTGATTAGTGGTtggacaacccaatttttatttggtcaggtgagtTCCATAAGTGGTCTATCACAATCAACTActcgaattctttcaaattcggacagataatttgagaggatcttgATCCTGTAAACAAACGTTGAAAGTTGAATAGCTTTGAAGGGAAGTTAGCAAACCACGGGTATTCCGGAGATTAAACTGTTTATTCAAGTTATAATCTTAATGATTATGTGCATGatttttcaaaagcttaagttggtAAGAAAATgtgtatttaaatatttaaataacattttaacAATTATCCTCATTTGTGGGTTTAAACTTTCCTTTAATAAGTGATAGGAAAGTGTGAATTTAATAATGTAATTAATATCCTAACACTTCTCCTTACACATGAATTCAAACTTCCTCTTAATACGGAAACAAGTTCGATTTTAAGATCACTGCTGCtatgataccatattaaatcacaaattattttaaaagcttaaaccgataaaaaaatagtgattttaatcatttattaaTATTCTAAAGCCCAAACATACTCTAGTTACAGAAGtgttaaaacaatatttatgaGGTTTCCATgacatcattttttaatttcttctttttgggtaacctttttcaatttttttccaaatgcaAATGTTGATGTTGAGTGTGCAACATGCTCCATGTACTCACATAACTTACCCACATTTTCCACGGGTTGACTAGTACTTATACTTCAAAGCTATTATAATGAAGCAGGGAAAGTGGCAGAAAGTAATGgagtattttcaaaatgaggTTGTGGACCATTCTGTTTTGCTTTTGCTTAAGCTTtttgttacaattttttaattgtcGGCCCTCCCTTTAAGCCTGTTTTCATGGGCGAGTTCTGCTTGATACTTGTATCATTTGATATCATAGCCGATCGTTACGTCGCATGTTTAAATCACGAAAGGGACGACCCTGAGATAGAGTAAGCTGCCGTGGACGCTGGATTCGAAAGCGTAGTAGTTGTAACGATTTCAAGTGTTCAACATGACTTAAGTGCAATTTTAagcatgtgtatatatataagctcttaGACACCCTTTCCTTACAGCCGGTTTTTAAGATTGAATTAATTCTACGTTAAGTATGTATCACTTTTGTCCTTATTCAACCATTTGCACGTTAAAGCTTTTGGGAAATATTTCTAAATCAAACAATTACACTGATAATCACGATGCATAAACTAACTATATTTCATGGAATGGGACCGCTTAAAAGCAAGCACTCAGAAGTCAGAAAGGAGCAGGGAAATTTCATCAATAGGTTGATTAATTTTAAGGTCAGCGGATCTTTTGGATTGATTAGAAAACAGATAGACAAAAGTCGATTTCCAGTGTGAAAACTTAAAGTTTAACTTCACAATTAAGcatgaaaaggaaaacaaaaatgccTTGTCAGACAGGAGTGTGACAACACACATGTTCCAAGCAATTTTACTGTTTCACACCATCATACCGACACTCCGGCCGCGTTAAAAGACAATAACAATTAAACGTTTGGTTATGCAATGAGAACATTACAAAACTTCAGTTGTCTGCTTTACTGTTTGGACTATTAAAGGTAGGGACTGTCACACACGGTAGAAGATAAAGCAGAGCACTATGCTAGTGGAGAAAGGTCTTATTGCTTGCACTATTATATGCAATCTTGAAAATTGAGAAGCCTTATATGTTGTAGGTACAACTTCCTTGATACGGAACTAAGAGTGCAAAGACTCATCATAATCTTGTCATCCTTTACTTGGATCTCTGGTCCCTTcctaattatttttcttgttcaaTAGTTAGTGTTGTTGTTATGATTCTAAGGATTAAGGGTTTAACCATATCAGTATTTAACGGTCTTACGGTTTTTAGATTAATGGTTAGGCTCGATATAGAGGGGGTGATATATAGATCGGAATAAAATGTCTTACTATTATGTACGTGCCGATAGAGTGAGTTGCTGTAGAGATCGGATTCATAAGTGTGGTGGAATATCTGACAGTCAATGGTTAGGCCCTTAACATTTGCATTCCCTTACACTTATATTGATGTGTGGTGAGTTAGGATAGATTGGTAACACCCTTATCAGGGATgccttaaaaaagaagaagaaaaaaaagacgaCAAAGGTCAAGGTATTATTAGCCTTAAAAATTGTCCATCAGAGATGATCATACCTGTATGGCAAATTTTAATACCACATTTGGTGGTAATATTTGTTTGATTATGAGTGCAAAAAGTATGGACAGCCCTTGCTTTTAGTGAGTTTCTTGGATTTGAGGCTTTCATGACCATATCAATTCATTGAATATCTTCAAAACCATGGATGAGCTCAGCCCAGACCATCGTCTGTTGTCATCCTCCACTAGCTAGCATAGCGTGTTCCATCTTCTCTCACCTTCTGAATATAAATTTTACGATGTCCCCCACTTAAAATCCCCGTGACCACAGTGAAGTGAGGCTTCCACATCTATGTATGGTTcacattgagagagagaaagaaagtaaGAGAGGTCTGAAATAAGCCCCCACAAAATGTGGTGTTCCCATCACCTTTTTGACTTCAGAAATGTGGTCATTTTCATCCCCCCATATTCACAAACGTCCAGAAAAAAAACCACAAGTAAATGTATAAATTGAGTGCAAGCTTTATGAGAAAAAAACATTGGTAGAAGTTGTCACTTGGATGACTGTTATAGGAATGGCAAGCACTCTCTCTCCTCTACTCGTATTCTTATTGGTGTTCTCTCACCATATCTGCTTGAATGCTGTCCCAGTCACAAGTAAATCTTCAATAACTTCTAACTTGatcttcatcatcatcttctttttcttcttcttatgaAATCTTCTGTTGTATTTTCAGGAATTGGAAGCCTAAAGCATGGACCTCAAGTTCCTCAAGTTTCACAGATTACCCACATGGTAGTAACAAAGTTGTCcaaaatttactaaaaaaattctGACATCTCTATGCTATGGGCCAATAACTTTTATTCCAATGCACTAATGGATTTTTCTTATCTTCGCACGCAGGTAGCTGCAGGGGAAAAATGGGAGGAACAAACCCTTGCTGGAAGAATGGATGTTGAACTACATGATTACCCGGGAACAGGGGCCAATAACCGCCACACTCCTAAGCCGCCTGCACAATATGGGAGAGTCTGTAGTGATTGTTAGTTTCTCTAGGCAGTAGGTGTGTTcttcattatattatatattttctgGGATATATAGCTTAAGTAAAGAATCTGCTTCTTAATTACTCATTTGGGCAGATCAAGACCCAAgagctttcttttcttttatgggGGAGGGGTACAAAAGGTGAATTTGGATAGCAAATATGTagaatgagagaaagagaggaaaaagtgCTACAGTAGAATTCAGTTATGTGAATGAGAGAGCCTTTAAGCAACTAGAGATCTGCTTAGCCATCTGTATGAAGTTGAACTTTCAACTATTAATTACCTACAAGCTTGATGCATGGTATACCAattgttatgttatgttatcaTTGCCCATCAAAGGTATTATTGATCACTAAGCAGGAACAAGCAGCTTTGCTCTAAGTTGAGATTTGAGGCAGCAGCTGCAGATTCTAATCGTTGTTGGTGTGTTCTCAAcgaaaataaatgtttttttttttttttcaggaagaAAACATTTTCCTTGTGTTAGGTTTTTCTTATAAACCTTTGTAGTGTATTGGAATTTCTAAGAAGCGAGGGATTTATTTATCATATTATCTTGGCTTGAAGATACGGAAATAAGAAAACAGgacagaagaaaagaagaaaaaaccaacaaaaaactAAAGCAAGAAAGCCTTAAAGTTAgtaaagaagaaattaaagtgaATCAGGAAAGCAATCCTTTGTTTTAGTTTTGAAGCAATGAGGATGGGGCTGAACACATCCTTTGTGAGGTACGACCTCAAGCAAACCTTGGTTGCGGAAGCATTTGCACTTCCTTCAATCAAGCTGACCTTGAAACTTACAAACCTGTTTACTTCCATTGCATTTGCATAACTGTGATAAGAAGCTCCCATTTACAATTCTGTTCTGATTATCTATACATACAGCAAGCCTTCACCAAGTTTAGGTAAGGCAGAATTATCATTCAAAACATTTCTAAGTTTCACAGAATATTAGTTAAATGATCAAATTCACAATTTTCCATCAACTAAGCTTGAGACAACTGATGGTTTAACAGTCCTGATAGCGATTGTTTAAAGTAAGCTCATTCTCGGCTTGCAAATTATAGGAAGTTTGCTGCATAAGCTGAGAAAATTGTAAGGCACCGGCTTTAAAGGTTTTAAAAGCCCTACTCACTCTATAATTTAGTGTGTTTTTCCTTTCACAAAAAGAACCAAGCTCTACTCTTTCTGAGAACACTCTGCAGAAAGGACAGAGGAGGAGACTCTCCtctttaataattttctgaagTATCTGTGAGTTGGTGCCAGCCCTGTACATGAAATGGTTTTGGACAAATGCCAAATTATTTTCAAAGCTGATTTTAGTTTCAGAATTATGAATGATAGGCTTCATTTGGTGTACTCATGAACTATGTTTGAGCTTGCTTCTCTTTCTGTAATCAGTTTCTTTTATGTTTCAGTATATGAATATCTCTTTTTTGAGGTAGAATATGCTCTCTTTCAGTAGCAATCAGTCACACATAAATTCATGACACAgactacaaaagaaaaagaaaaaaaaagtatgagaTACCTATCTTCATTCTACTGATGGTGCTCAAAGATTGCTTCCACCTTTTCAGCAAAACCCCACCAAAATTGCTTGCCGTTTAAACCTTCTTTGGCAAGAAAAGAGATGGAATTAAACTACTGAAAAATGCTTTCCAATGGGCTTAGAAAGTGTGTTAGTAACAAATCTAAATTCTTTAAGGAAGCATGTTAGGTAAAGCAATTAAAAGCCTGTTAATAAATATCTCAAAGCATTTGTACGTGGGTGGAGAAAGTGGTAGACATCCACTTTCTTGCCACTTCCCGCTCTGTCCGGGCCTCTTTGAACTCCCACCCGAAAATGGACAATAACATATTCGCCATAATGGCATTTGAAGGTGCAAATGCACCATTGAAATGGACCGCAAAGTAAATTTGGAAACACAGAATCTCATTAAATTATAGGAATTACATGTTCTTGAACAACAAAAGTTGTAGTCTGGAGGATGGTGTATAAATATAGCAAATCAAGAGCAGAAGTGCCAAGGAAAAGTTCATGCACATCAGTGCTGATGGAAAAAGGTAGTTCGAGCTAGTAAGAAATACTCCTAATAAATTGGATGATGATTTGGACACCCATTTCGAGAGTCAGATCGAACGACCATCTGCTTAATGGGTGACATGGTGTTTGTACTATCATAAACTAAAGGTAGATTAGTGTTCATGAATGTTGAAGATAATTAATTCATAGATTTATTGATCTATGAACTTGTGGAAAATAATCTCTCACAAGAAAAGGCTTGCCTGTTTGGAGGCTGGGGTAGTTTGCAAATTTAAGGAGGATAAGAATTCTATAATTATCATGTAAATTAT contains these protein-coding regions:
- the LOC133874622 gene encoding uncharacterized protein LOC133874622, with product MTVIGMASTLSPLLVFLLVFSHHICLNAVPVTRIGSLKHGPQVPQVSQITHMVAAGEKWEEQTLAGRMDVELHDYPGTGANNRHTPKPPAQYGRVCSDC